A genome region from Leifsonia sp. Root112D2 includes the following:
- a CDS encoding PadR family transcriptional regulator → MTADVGAQLRKGVVEYCVLGLLGREPMYGWQLSEILTAQGMIASIGTLYPVLGRLREQGLVVSFDGASDAGPVRKYYRLAPAGAQQLDHFREQWTVFTREVEHLIGGDDERD, encoded by the coding sequence ATGACAGCGGATGTCGGCGCGCAACTGCGCAAGGGCGTGGTCGAGTACTGCGTGCTCGGCCTGCTCGGCCGCGAGCCGATGTACGGCTGGCAACTGTCGGAGATCCTGACGGCGCAGGGCATGATCGCCAGCATCGGAACGCTTTACCCGGTGCTCGGCCGCCTGCGTGAGCAGGGGCTCGTCGTCTCGTTCGACGGCGCCTCGGATGCCGGCCCGGTGCGCAAGTACTATCGGCTCGCACCGGCCGGCGCGCAGCAGCTCGACCACTTTCGCGAGCAGTGGACGGTGTTCACCCGTGAGGTCGAACACCTCATTGGAGGGGATGATGAGCGTGACTGA
- a CDS encoding MarR family winged helix-turn-helix transcriptional regulator, with protein sequence MTDQASAAPPLPLDARVSYLLSVLGTQSARSFANRLAPLGIQPNHFGLLVHLAHEDGQSQQQLANALGIHRNMMVGLIDELEERGLVERSRHPDDRRAHAIRLTTTARELLPRAHQLADQQEAELLAGFGDDDRASLLALLQRLASRGGGRPDVHPGMRHD encoded by the coding sequence ATGACTGATCAGGCGAGCGCTGCGCCCCCTCTTCCTCTCGATGCCCGAGTGAGTTACCTGCTCTCCGTACTGGGCACTCAGAGCGCGCGGAGCTTTGCCAACCGTCTGGCGCCATTGGGTATCCAGCCCAACCATTTCGGCCTGCTTGTGCACCTGGCCCACGAAGACGGGCAGTCCCAGCAACAGCTGGCGAATGCCCTCGGTATTCACCGCAACATGATGGTCGGCTTGATCGATGAGCTTGAGGAGCGCGGGCTTGTCGAGCGAAGCCGCCACCCCGATGACCGGCGGGCCCATGCGATCCGGCTCACGACGACCGCGCGGGAGCTTCTGCCGCGAGCGCACCAGCTCGCCGATCAGCAGGAGGCGGAATTGCTCGCCGGATTCGGTGACGACGATCGGGCATCCCTGCTCGCGCTGCTGCAGCGGCTGGCGAGTCGCGGCGGGGGCCGCCCCGACGTGCATCCGGGGATGCGCCACGACTAG
- a CDS encoding NAD(P)-dependent oxidoreductase, protein MRLTVFGATGGIGGHLVRQALDSGHAVTAVVRDPARLELRHPSLIVVTAPDVTDLDAVLPAVSGSDAALSAIGPRSNKDGAVASTATRGILNALEAGGVGRFIAVSAAPVGPAPEDDSFLNRRVLMPLIGRILRGVYTDLATMEDDMNHSAIDCTAVRPPKLSNKPLTGVYRTAIGGSVPRGYSISRADAAHAMLAAVDNPATFGRPLGIAY, encoded by the coding sequence ATGCGACTCACCGTTTTCGGCGCGACCGGCGGCATCGGAGGTCATCTCGTACGACAGGCACTGGATTCCGGACATGCGGTAACCGCGGTGGTGCGCGATCCCGCGCGACTGGAGCTGCGGCATCCGTCGCTCATCGTGGTGACCGCACCCGACGTCACCGACCTCGATGCGGTACTGCCCGCCGTCAGTGGCAGTGACGCGGCACTCTCCGCCATCGGCCCGCGCAGCAACAAAGACGGAGCCGTGGCCTCCACTGCCACCCGAGGCATCCTGAACGCCCTCGAAGCCGGCGGTGTAGGACGGTTCATCGCCGTGAGCGCAGCCCCGGTCGGCCCGGCGCCCGAAGACGACAGCTTTCTCAACCGCCGTGTGCTCATGCCGCTCATCGGGCGCATACTGCGCGGCGTATATACCGATCTCGCGACCATGGAGGACGACATGAACCACAGCGCCATCGACTGCACGGCGGTGCGACCACCCAAGCTCAGCAACAAACCCCTGACCGGCGTCTACCGCACGGCGATCGGCGGTAGCGTGCCGCGCGGCTACTCCATCTCACGAGCGGATGCGGCCCATGCGATGCTCGCCGCCGTCGATAACCCGGCGACCTTCGGCCGGCCGCTCGGAATCGCGTACTGA
- a CDS encoding DoxX family protein: MYTASVIVTIVAIVLNGFSGVAALFHFKPILPGMVAAGVPVSWLRFPIGTLKTLGAVGLLIGLLRCPPLTVAAAAGLVIFFICALYTHVFHKNYSFQFGLAWFLLALNAVTLALAILSL, encoded by the coding sequence GTGTACACCGCATCCGTCATCGTGACGATCGTTGCGATCGTGCTCAACGGCTTCTCCGGCGTCGCCGCACTATTCCACTTCAAGCCGATTCTGCCGGGCATGGTTGCTGCGGGCGTTCCTGTCTCGTGGCTGCGGTTCCCCATCGGCACCCTCAAGACGCTGGGCGCCGTCGGGCTCCTGATCGGCCTGCTGCGATGCCCGCCCCTCACGGTCGCGGCGGCGGCGGGACTCGTGATCTTCTTCATCTGCGCGCTGTACACGCACGTCTTCCACAAGAACTACTCGTTCCAGTTCGGCCTGGCATGGTTCCTGCTGGCGCTCAACGCTGTCACGCTGGCGCTGGCGATCCTGTCGCTCTGA
- a CDS encoding GNAT family N-acetyltransferase, with amino-acid sequence MVPAGAQRCHAGAGDPVALTDATRNVNGHGRGAALMAEVEKRLIALGCPKVQLQVRPGNEEALRFYDALGYTPFSASSTGKRLILDD; translated from the coding sequence ATGGTTCCTGCTGGCGCTCAACGCTGTCACGCTGGCGCTGGCGATCCTGTCGCTCTGACGGATGCGACAAGGAACGTAAACGGGCACGGTCGGGGTGCGGCACTGATGGCCGAGGTTGAGAAGCGGCTCATCGCTCTCGGATGCCCCAAAGTGCAACTCCAGGTGCGTCCCGGAAACGAGGAAGCCCTGCGGTTCTACGACGCGCTCGGGTACACCCCGTTCAGCGCCAGCAGCACCGGGAAACGTCTCATCCTCGACGATTAG
- a CDS encoding cystathionine gamma-synthase: MTETPHDAQQHFNTRVIHEGQGFDPTTGAIIPPIYQTSTFVQDGIGGLRGGYEYGRSGNPTRTSLQTLLASLEGGSRAISFASGLAAEDALLRAVLAPGDHVVLGNDVYGGTHRLINRVHGAWGVRNTTVDLGDHDAVRSALGIERTRILWIETPSNPLMKISDIAALAVLGHAAGAIVVVDNTFASPALQQPLSLGADVVVHSTTKYLGGHSDVIGGAIVTSDEELADKVAFLQFAAGAVSAPLDAWLTVRGIKTLGVRMQRHSENAQAIAEKLAQHPAIEAVYYPGLPSHPGHELAARQMSGFGGMLSVALAGGADAARHFAESTTVFQLAESLGGVESLIGYPSEMTHASVKGTALEVPDNVVRLSVGIEDVADLLADVEQALAR; this comes from the coding sequence ATGACTGAAACACCGCACGACGCCCAGCAGCACTTCAACACCCGCGTCATTCACGAGGGCCAGGGGTTCGACCCGACCACAGGCGCGATCATTCCGCCGATCTACCAGACCTCCACGTTCGTGCAGGACGGCATCGGCGGACTGCGCGGCGGCTACGAATACGGTCGAAGCGGCAACCCGACGCGCACCTCGCTGCAGACGCTGCTCGCCTCCCTCGAGGGCGGCTCGCGCGCCATCTCCTTCGCGTCGGGCCTTGCGGCCGAAGACGCGCTGCTGCGCGCGGTGCTCGCGCCCGGCGATCATGTCGTTCTCGGCAACGATGTCTACGGCGGCACTCACCGGCTCATCAATCGCGTGCACGGAGCATGGGGCGTGCGCAACACGACGGTCGACCTGGGCGACCACGACGCGGTTCGTTCGGCACTCGGAATCGAGCGCACACGTATCCTATGGATCGAGACGCCGAGCAACCCGCTCATGAAGATCAGCGACATCGCGGCGCTCGCCGTACTCGGCCACGCGGCCGGGGCGATCGTTGTCGTCGACAACACTTTTGCCTCGCCCGCCCTGCAGCAGCCGCTTTCGCTCGGCGCCGACGTGGTGGTGCACTCGACCACCAAGTACCTGGGCGGGCACTCCGACGTGATCGGCGGCGCAATCGTCACGAGTGACGAGGAGCTGGCCGACAAGGTCGCGTTCCTGCAGTTCGCGGCCGGCGCGGTCTCGGCTCCGCTCGACGCGTGGCTGACCGTGCGCGGCATCAAGACGCTGGGCGTGCGGATGCAGCGCCACAGCGAGAACGCGCAGGCGATCGCGGAGAAGCTGGCGCAGCATCCGGCGATCGAGGCCGTCTACTACCCGGGGTTGCCCTCTCACCCTGGCCACGAGCTGGCGGCTCGGCAGATGAGCGGCTTCGGCGGCATGCTCTCTGTCGCGCTCGCCGGTGGGGCGGATGCCGCGCGCCACTTCGCGGAGTCGACCACCGTCTTCCAGCTGGCTGAGTCGCTCGGCGGCGTGGAGTCGCTCATCGGCTACCCCTCCGAGATGACGCACGCCTCGGTGAAGGGCACGGCGCTGGAGGTTCCCGACAACGTGGTGCGCCTCTCGGTGGGCATCGAAGACGTAGCCGACCTGCTCGCCGACGTGGAGCAGGCGCTCGCGCGGTAA
- a CDS encoding cystathionine beta-synthase — protein MKYANTILDLIGDTPLVKLNTVTDGIAATVLVKVEYLNPGGSSKDRIATRIIDAAEREGLLKPGGTIVEPTSGNTGVGLALVAQQRGYRCVFVLPDKVGEDKRNVLTAYGAEIVVTPTSVAPDSPESYYSVSDRLTAEIDGAFKPNQYFNPNGPLSHYETTGPEIWRDTEQKITHFVAGVGTGGTISGTGRFLKEASEGRVRIVGADPEGSVYSGGTGRPYLVEGVGEDFWPGAYDPSVVDEVIAVSDADAFAMTRRLAREEGLLVGGSSGMAVVAALEAAASLTADDVVVVLLPDGGRGYLGKIFNDKWMRSYGFSDVSDEATVRDIIKTKSGELPDLVHAHPSDTVHDAIRIMTEFGVSQMPVLSAEPPVVIGEVVGALEESALLEQVFSGQAGMADKVESFAGAPLPLIGVNETVSAARAALAGSGALLVTDGGKPVAVLTRHDLLTFLSE, from the coding sequence ATGAAGTACGCCAACACGATTCTCGATCTCATCGGCGACACCCCGCTCGTCAAGCTCAACACCGTGACCGATGGCATTGCCGCCACCGTGCTGGTGAAGGTTGAGTACCTCAACCCCGGTGGATCATCGAAGGACCGCATCGCCACCCGCATCATTGACGCGGCCGAGCGCGAGGGCCTGCTCAAGCCCGGCGGCACCATCGTGGAGCCGACCAGTGGCAACACCGGCGTCGGGCTTGCGCTCGTGGCCCAGCAGCGCGGCTACCGCTGTGTCTTCGTGCTGCCCGACAAGGTGGGCGAAGACAAGCGCAATGTGCTCACGGCGTACGGCGCCGAGATCGTGGTGACCCCGACATCCGTCGCCCCCGACAGCCCCGAGTCGTATTACAGCGTCTCGGATCGGCTGACCGCCGAGATCGATGGCGCGTTTAAGCCCAACCAGTACTTCAACCCGAACGGGCCGCTGAGTCACTACGAGACCACCGGCCCCGAGATCTGGCGCGACACCGAGCAGAAGATCACGCACTTCGTTGCGGGCGTGGGCACGGGCGGCACCATCAGCGGCACCGGTCGCTTTCTCAAGGAGGCTTCCGAGGGTCGCGTGCGCATCGTCGGCGCCGACCCTGAGGGCTCGGTCTACTCGGGCGGTACCGGTCGGCCGTATCTGGTCGAGGGCGTCGGCGAGGATTTCTGGCCGGGCGCATACGACCCCAGCGTCGTTGACGAGGTGATTGCCGTCAGCGATGCCGACGCCTTCGCCATGACGCGCAGGCTCGCCCGCGAGGAGGGCCTGCTGGTCGGCGGATCGAGCGGCATGGCCGTGGTTGCGGCGCTCGAAGCCGCCGCCTCACTCACCGCCGACGACGTCGTCGTCGTGCTGCTGCCCGACGGCGGCCGCGGCTACCTCGGCAAGATTTTCAACGACAAGTGGATGCGTTCCTACGGCTTCAGCGACGTCTCCGACGAGGCGACGGTGCGCGACATCATCAAGACCAAGAGCGGCGAGCTGCCCGATCTGGTGCACGCGCATCCGAGTGACACGGTGCACGATGCCATTCGCATCATGACCGAGTTCGGCGTCTCGCAGATGCCCGTGCTGAGCGCGGAACCGCCGGTCGTCATCGGCGAGGTGGTGGGCGCGCTCGAGGAGAGCGCGCTGCTGGAACAGGTCTTCAGCGGGCAGGCGGGAATGGCCGACAAGGTGGAGTCGTTCGCCGGTGCTCCGCTGCCGCTCATCGGCGTCAACGAGACGGTCTCGGCCGCGCGAGCGGCGCTCGCCGGTTCCGGAGCGCTGCTTGTCACCGACGGCGGCAAGCCCGTGGCCGTGCTGACCCGCCACGACCTGCTCACCTTCCTCAGCGAATAA
- a CDS encoding FUSC family protein, which yields MRTPAVGWVGQLLRPQPAPIPWARAVRSAVAIVTPVAVGMSIGQLGPGMLCAIGALSASGADLGGRYRARLYRLSVVAASGAVGFLLGGLIFGDGLMTALFVLVAGLVSGLVSVLGNVASVASLQFLIFTIVASGVNFGHGPWWLPTLFYLSGAAWALLLSMAGGIGRATAPERLAVSEVYRSLAMLMDVSGREGVDSARVNLTTAMNEAYDTVVSFRATSGGRDARVRRLGALLNAATPVVEATTTLVRSGETIPLRLTAATRAMAGAVLRSTGPVEIAAELTPDAAPSRELAALESRLGSVASLFAKAEGADSEQPRHPTFRERMLALRDAVASGPATWKPILRLVLCLAVAELVGALIPVERPYWIALTVAVTLKPDFGSVFARAVQRGVGTVVGVLIGTLLLAYVPFGVPILIALGVFAAMLPITLKRNYGMFATFLTPVIVLLLDLSRNGNEDLVVSRLLDTALGCAIVLLVGYLPWPNVWRSSSRISDRVASVTDDLLEYLRVALGADGQRTRLRRQTYRGLSDLRTVLQQALAEPPPVSRQASAWWPAVVVLERLTDAVTAVVTRVEIGGQQPAPGEAQQVIDTMQELSAAVHEQRRPRTLTLPEGGPLDGVASELRVAHAVFSGPSDD from the coding sequence ATGAGGACTCCGGCGGTCGGGTGGGTGGGCCAGCTGTTGCGTCCGCAACCCGCACCGATCCCGTGGGCGCGGGCGGTCCGTTCTGCCGTGGCGATCGTCACGCCCGTCGCGGTCGGCATGTCGATCGGCCAGCTCGGGCCGGGCATGCTGTGTGCGATTGGGGCGCTGTCGGCATCCGGGGCAGATCTCGGTGGTCGCTATCGGGCCAGGCTGTATCGGCTCAGCGTCGTGGCGGCCTCGGGTGCGGTCGGGTTTCTGCTGGGCGGGCTGATCTTCGGTGACGGCCTCATGACGGCCCTGTTCGTGCTGGTGGCCGGGCTCGTCTCGGGGCTGGTGAGCGTGCTCGGCAACGTGGCCTCCGTGGCGAGCCTGCAGTTTCTGATCTTCACGATCGTCGCATCCGGGGTCAATTTCGGACACGGACCGTGGTGGCTGCCGACCCTGTTCTACCTGTCTGGCGCGGCCTGGGCGCTGCTGTTGTCGATGGCCGGCGGCATCGGGCGGGCCACGGCGCCGGAGCGCCTTGCCGTCTCCGAGGTGTACCGCAGCCTGGCGATGCTCATGGATGTCTCGGGCCGTGAGGGCGTCGACAGCGCGCGTGTCAATCTGACGACGGCCATGAACGAGGCCTACGACACCGTGGTGTCGTTTCGCGCCACCAGCGGCGGCCGCGATGCCCGCGTGCGCCGGCTCGGCGCGCTGCTGAACGCCGCGACGCCGGTCGTGGAGGCCACCACCACGCTCGTGCGCTCGGGGGAGACGATTCCGCTGCGGTTGACGGCGGCCACCCGGGCCATGGCTGGCGCCGTGCTGCGCAGCACCGGGCCGGTCGAGATCGCCGCCGAGCTGACGCCCGATGCCGCGCCCTCGCGCGAACTCGCGGCCCTCGAGTCCCGGTTGGGATCGGTGGCGTCCCTGTTTGCGAAGGCGGAGGGCGCCGACTCCGAACAGCCCAGGCATCCGACCTTCAGGGAGCGGATGCTCGCGCTGCGCGACGCCGTCGCCAGCGGCCCGGCCACGTGGAAGCCCATTCTGCGCCTGGTGCTCTGCCTGGCGGTCGCCGAACTCGTCGGCGCGCTGATTCCCGTGGAGAGGCCGTACTGGATAGCCCTCACCGTTGCCGTCACCCTCAAGCCCGACTTCGGCTCGGTGTTCGCGCGCGCCGTGCAACGCGGTGTCGGCACCGTGGTCGGGGTGCTCATCGGAACGCTGCTGCTGGCCTACGTGCCGTTCGGCGTGCCGATTCTCATCGCCCTGGGTGTCTTCGCGGCAATGCTGCCCATCACGCTGAAGCGCAACTACGGCATGTTCGCCACCTTTCTCACCCCTGTGATAGTGCTGCTGCTCGACCTGTCGCGCAACGGCAACGAGGATCTCGTGGTGTCACGGCTGCTGGATACGGCGCTCGGCTGCGCCATCGTGCTTCTCGTCGGCTACCTTCCGTGGCCGAATGTCTGGCGGTCGAGTTCACGCATCAGTGACAGGGTCGCCTCGGTGACCGACGATCTGCTCGAATACCTGCGCGTTGCACTCGGCGCCGACGGCCAGCGCACCCGCCTGCGCCGCCAAACGTACCGGGGCCTCTCCGATCTGCGCACGGTGCTGCAGCAGGCGCTCGCCGAGCCTCCTCCGGTCAGTCGGCAGGCATCCGCGTGGTGGCCGGCCGTCGTGGTGCTCGAACGGCTCACGGATGCCGTCACCGCGGTCGTGACGCGCGTCGAGATCGGCGGGCAGCAGCCCGCGCCGGGCGAGGCGCAGCAGGTGATAGATACGATGCAGGAGCTTTCGGCGGCCGTGCATGAGCAGCGGCGGCCGAGAACTCTGACGTTGCCCGAGGGCGGCCCGCTGGACGGGGTCGCCTCGGAACTTCGCGTCGCGCACGCGGTGTTCTCCGGCCCGTCTGACGACTGA
- a CDS encoding metal-dependent transcriptional regulator produces the protein MSVSQLTNAAQDYLKAIWSATEWSPTPITVTQLAERMGVRTATVSDGIRRLAEQGLLEHAPYGSIELTETGRTHAVAMVRRHRLLETFLVEVLDYAWDEVHDEAEVLEHAVSDELVERIDARLGHPSRDPHGDPIPTADGRPHLPDATQLSRAPLATALIVTRISDADPAVLRALARRGIRPDTRLTVLGHDDEAGGPTVALTPTAAPMPLDGNIADAVWVTPAAE, from the coding sequence ATGTCCGTCTCCCAGCTGACGAACGCCGCGCAGGACTACCTCAAGGCCATCTGGAGCGCGACGGAATGGTCGCCGACGCCCATCACCGTCACGCAGCTGGCCGAGCGCATGGGTGTGCGTACCGCGACGGTCTCCGATGGCATCCGGCGTCTGGCCGAGCAGGGGCTGCTCGAACACGCGCCGTACGGCAGCATCGAGCTCACCGAGACGGGGCGCACGCACGCCGTCGCGATGGTGCGCCGGCACCGGCTGCTCGAGACGTTTCTCGTCGAGGTGCTCGACTATGCGTGGGACGAGGTGCACGACGAGGCCGAGGTGCTCGAGCACGCGGTCAGCGACGAGCTTGTCGAGCGCATCGACGCCCGCCTGGGGCATCCCTCGCGTGATCCGCACGGTGACCCGATTCCCACCGCCGATGGGCGACCCCATCTTCCGGATGCGACGCAGCTGTCACGCGCGCCGCTCGCGACCGCGCTCATCGTCACCCGCATCTCGGATGCCGACCCGGCGGTGCTGCGGGCTCTCGCCCGGCGCGGCATCCGGCCGGACACGCGCCTGACGGTGCTCGGGCACGACGATGAGGCCGGCGGCCCCACCGTAGCGCTCACGCCGACTGCGGCCCCCATGCCGCTCGACGGCAACATCGCCGACGCCGTCTGGGTCACGCCGGCAGCGGAGTAG
- a CDS encoding Nramp family divalent metal transporter produces MRREASRSMATDATATASPPKRARGSTRILFLLGPAFVAAIAYVDPGNVAANLTAGARFGYLLVWVLVAANAMAVLVQYQSAKLGLVTGRSLPELLGERMRPAARRAFWVQAELVAAATDIAEVIGGAIALNLLFGLPLVVGGVIVGVVSILLLTVQSRRGQRPFETVILALLAIIAIGFLAGLVVSPVSWPDAVGGLLPRFDGSGSVLLAASMLGATVMPHAIYLHSALARDRHGHQSSPRLLGRLLTATRWDVLGALAIAGAVNIAMLLVAAASLGGVKGTDTIEGAHAALSSALGPAIGVIFAIGLLASGLASTSVGSYAGATIMAGLLRIRVPLLLRRVVTLVPAIVILAVGVDPTWALVLSQVFLSLGIPFALVPLMRLTGNRMLMGTHANRLGMRVLGWLVVALIVALNIALIVLTVAPMGG; encoded by the coding sequence ATGCGACGGGAGGCGAGTCGGTCGATGGCGACGGATGCGACAGCCACAGCTTCCCCGCCGAAGCGCGCCCGCGGGAGCACGCGCATCCTTTTTCTGCTCGGTCCGGCCTTCGTGGCCGCCATCGCGTACGTTGACCCCGGCAACGTCGCCGCCAACCTCACCGCCGGCGCACGCTTCGGCTACCTGCTCGTCTGGGTTCTCGTCGCGGCCAACGCGATGGCCGTGCTGGTGCAGTACCAGTCGGCCAAGCTCGGGCTCGTGACCGGCCGCAGTCTGCCCGAACTGCTCGGCGAACGTATGCGCCCGGCTGCCCGGCGCGCGTTCTGGGTACAGGCCGAATTGGTGGCGGCCGCCACCGACATTGCCGAGGTCATCGGCGGCGCCATCGCCCTGAACCTGCTCTTCGGTCTGCCGCTGGTCGTGGGTGGGGTCATTGTCGGCGTCGTCTCGATTCTGCTGCTCACCGTGCAATCGCGGCGCGGCCAGCGCCCCTTCGAGACGGTCATCCTGGCTCTTCTCGCGATCATCGCGATCGGCTTTCTGGCCGGACTCGTGGTTTCCCCCGTGAGCTGGCCGGATGCCGTCGGCGGGCTCCTGCCCCGCTTCGACGGTTCCGGCTCCGTACTGCTGGCCGCGAGCATGCTCGGCGCCACGGTGATGCCCCACGCCATCTACCTGCACTCGGCGCTCGCGCGCGACAGGCACGGCCACCAGAGCAGCCCACGGCTACTCGGCCGCCTGCTCACGGCCACCCGGTGGGACGTGCTCGGCGCGCTTGCCATCGCCGGCGCAGTGAATATCGCCATGCTCCTGGTGGCCGCCGCGAGTCTCGGCGGGGTTAAGGGCACCGACACCATCGAGGGCGCGCATGCCGCGCTCAGCTCCGCCCTCGGGCCTGCCATCGGCGTGATCTTCGCGATAGGCCTGCTCGCCTCGGGGCTGGCATCCACCTCGGTTGGCAGCTACGCCGGCGCGACCATCATGGCCGGCCTGCTGCGCATCCGGGTGCCGCTGCTGCTGCGCCGTGTGGTGACGCTGGTGCCGGCGATAGTGATTCTCGCCGTCGGGGTCGACCCCACCTGGGCACTCGTGCTCAGCCAGGTCTTCCTGAGTCTGGGCATTCCGTTCGCGCTGGTGCCGCTGATGCGGCTCACCGGCAACCGGATGCTCATGGGCACCCACGCAAACCGGCTCGGGATGCGCGTGCTCGGCTGGCTCGTCGTCGCCCTCATCGTGGCGCTCAACATCGCACTGATCGTGTTGACGGTTGCGCCGATGGGAGGGTAG
- a CDS encoding ABC transporter ATP-binding protein, whose protein sequence is MGATRAAAGAGGPGRGRISGGDYAAQRAANAEAPRIRNLGRRIFALFASHRAAIVTTIVLVLIGAALSVVPPLLTQRAFDDGLFPRGGPNLPVLMGLVGLMIVVYVGSALLGVWQTYLTSSVGNRVMGSLRVRLFSHLQSMELSFFTHTKTGVIQSRLQNDVGGVASVLTNTISSVLGNTVTVMAAFVAMLLLNWQLTIIAVVLMPILVIAQRRVGQVRARIATKTQESLSDMTAITQETLSVSGILLSKSFNRQDAETARYSHENENQIRLQVSQSMSGQWFFAMVNIFLSSIPAIVYLVAGWLLHAGASDITAGTIVAFTTVQARLLFPLLGLMRVALDLQTSGALFARIFEYLDLRPAIADLPSAASVSEGADLGRIEFDGVRFAYPDAREGERPTLDGVSFTIEPGQFAAFVGPSGAGKTTVSYLVPRFYDATAGSVRFAGRDVRELQHESLVAHIGVVSQETYLFHASIAENLRYAKPDATQSELEAAARQANIHDTIASFPDAYDTLVGERGYRLSGGEKQRIAIARVLLKNPEVLVLDEATSALDSISERVVQTALDTAARGRTTVAIAHRLSTIVAADVIFVVDGGRIVERGTHAELLAVGGTYARLYREQRGGTEGVASVAGEPGTD, encoded by the coding sequence ATGGGCGCGACCCGCGCGGCGGCCGGTGCAGGCGGGCCAGGCCGCGGCCGCATCAGCGGCGGAGACTACGCGGCGCAGCGGGCTGCGAATGCTGAGGCGCCACGCATCCGCAATCTGGGGCGGCGCATCTTCGCGCTCTTTGCCTCGCACCGGGCGGCGATCGTCACAACCATCGTGCTCGTGCTCATCGGTGCCGCGCTCTCGGTGGTGCCGCCGCTGCTCACCCAGCGCGCGTTCGACGACGGGCTGTTCCCCCGGGGCGGCCCGAATCTGCCGGTGCTGATGGGGCTCGTCGGCCTCATGATCGTGGTCTACGTCGGCTCGGCGCTGCTGGGCGTGTGGCAGACGTATCTGACCTCATCCGTCGGCAACAGGGTGATGGGGTCGCTGCGGGTGCGGCTGTTCAGTCACCTGCAGTCGATGGAACTGAGCTTCTTCACGCATACCAAGACGGGCGTCATCCAGTCGCGACTGCAGAACGACGTGGGCGGCGTGGCCAGCGTGCTCACCAACACGATCTCGAGCGTGCTCGGCAACACCGTCACGGTGATGGCGGCGTTCGTGGCCATGCTGCTGCTCAACTGGCAGCTGACCATCATCGCCGTGGTGCTCATGCCGATTCTGGTGATAGCCCAGCGCCGGGTAGGCCAGGTGCGGGCGCGCATCGCCACCAAGACGCAGGAGTCGCTGTCGGACATGACGGCCATCACACAGGAGACGCTGAGCGTCTCGGGCATTCTGCTCTCCAAAAGCTTCAACCGTCAGGATGCCGAGACGGCCCGCTATTCCCACGAGAACGAGAACCAGATTCGGCTGCAGGTGAGCCAGTCGATGAGCGGCCAGTGGTTCTTCGCGATGGTCAACATCTTTCTCTCTTCGATACCCGCAATCGTGTACCTCGTGGCGGGCTGGCTGCTGCACGCGGGCGCGAGCGACATCACGGCCGGCACCATCGTGGCGTTCACCACCGTTCAGGCCCGGCTGCTGTTCCCCCTGCTCGGGCTCATGCGGGTGGCGCTCGATCTGCAGACATCCGGGGCGCTGTTCGCGCGCATCTTCGAGTATCTTGACCTGCGGCCTGCCATTGCGGACCTGCCGAGCGCCGCATCCGTTTCCGAGGGCGCCGATCTCGGGCGCATCGAGTTCGACGGCGTGAGATTTGCGTATCCGGATGCGCGCGAGGGCGAGCGACCCACGCTCGACGGCGTCTCGTTCACGATCGAGCCCGGCCAGTTCGCGGCGTTCGTCGGACCGAGCGGGGCCGGCAAGACCACCGTCTCGTATCTGGTGCCGCGCTTCTACGACGCGACGGCCGGCAGTGTGCGTTTCGCCGGCAGGGATGTGCGTGAGCTGCAGCACGAATCCCTGGTCGCGCACATCGGCGTTGTGAGCCAGGAGACCTACCTTTTTCACGCATCCATTGCCGAGAATCTGCGCTATGCGAAGCCGGATGCCACGCAGTCCGAACTCGAGGCGGCGGCCCGCCAGGCGAACATCCATGACACGATCGCGAGTTTTCCGGATGCCTACGACACCCTGGTGGGCGAGCGCGGCTACCGGCTCTCCGGCGGCGAGAAGCAGCGCATCGCGATCGCGCGCGTGCTGCTGAAGAACCCCGAGGTGCTCGTGCTCGACGAGGCGACGAGTGCGCTCGACTCCATCTCGGAGCGCGTCGTGCAGACCGCGCTCGACACGGCGGCGCGCGGGCGCACCACGGTGGCGATCGCGCACCGGCTCTCGACGATCGTGGCGGCAGACGTGATCTTCGTGGTCGACGGCGGCCGCATCGTGGAGCGTGGAACACACGCCGAGTTGCTTGCGGTGGGCGGCACGTACGCGCGGCTGTACAGGGAACAGCGCGGTGGAACTGAAGGGGTGGCGTCGGTGGCCGGCGAACCTGGCACGGACTGA